From a single Sulfolobus sp. E5-1-F genomic region:
- a CDS encoding DUF981 family protein, whose translation MVFIDNLGLMLFILPLTSVLIAYTTIQAFIGFRKSGYEAIKKSLDDSILPAAILGTIIVILSLWGEFTWTLPGSYNILFYDVYLLLGITILSYSFAVYMGKRLQSTGIFALFVGLITIYYGVSGYNLGLTREPLALLALYTTYGIAGILGYPVTLALDKLRDQQGVKDPKLEGWMYAFFILFWIFVVIAGIVAAFIGVETIPAHLAHPP comes from the coding sequence ATGGTTTTCATAGATAACTTGGGTTTGATGTTATTTATATTACCACTAACATCAGTGTTAATTGCATATACTACAATTCAAGCGTTCATAGGATTTAGAAAGAGCGGTTATGAAGCAATAAAGAAAAGTCTTGACGATTCAATACTTCCAGCTGCAATCTTAGGTACCATAATCGTAATACTCAGCCTATGGGGAGAGTTCACATGGACACTACCCGGAAGTTATAACATACTATTTTACGATGTATATTTATTGCTAGGTATTACAATCCTTTCATATTCATTTGCAGTCTACATGGGAAAGAGATTGCAAAGTACTGGAATTTTCGCGTTATTCGTAGGCTTGATAACAATATATTACGGTGTTTCAGGTTATAATTTGGGACTAACTAGGGAACCGTTGGCACTATTAGCCTTATATACCACTTACGGAATAGCCGGTATCTTAGGATATCCTGTAACTTTAGCGTTAGATAAACTTAGGGATCAACAAGGAGTTAAGGATCCAAAATTAGAAGGTTGGATGTACGCATTCTTCATATTATTCTGGATATTTGTTGTAATTGCGGGAATCGTGGCAGCGTTCATTGGAGTTGAGACTATCCCAGCTCATCTTGCGCACCCTCCATAA
- a CDS encoding acetate--CoA ligase family protein — MSELNYLFKPRSIAVIGASRYKEKVGNVIFRNLLSTFHNKLYPVNAKAEDVEGIKAYKSVKEIPDDIDLGIITVPREAVPQVMEELVEKGVKASIIITAGFREVGEERLENEVINIARKGGIRVLGPNTFGIITPEFNATFTYTDVKRGNIGLVVQSGGLGVYMLNWAQKYRIGISYMVSLGNQADIKEYEVINYLSRDAETRAIFVYLEGVSDGNAFLETLPEATRRKPVVFLKGGVTNSGASAAKTHTGSLAGSFEVFKAAVKTVGGILVENLHDMLNLAKILMYSEPISEEILVITNSGGHGVLVSDEIDRNRLRLVEIPEWMKKELTKILPPTSLPKNPLDLTGDADKERYYNALKIVSNLDCTKLIIVQSLPMVSCSDVARTISNFKGKGIIGVTMGLDEDMALKILETTGIPGYTFPEDAVKAIKYYTSRPTPRKKIRTVQPIESALELVKGKKTLKDFEALKLMEIYGIRTPKWGLASNENEAQNVADNIGYPVVMKISPDTPVHKTELKGVVVNVEKEDVKKVYSELSKITSRVLIQQQLNGLEVFIGGLKDPAFGHVVLVGSGGIYVEVLKNIAYALSPVYEDEAQELLIESKIHDMLNARKRGYDESSIIRTITRVSRMIVDLNVKEMDINPLFVNENGAFAVDVRIVLD; from the coding sequence ATGAGTGAACTGAATTACTTATTTAAACCTAGAAGTATAGCAGTTATTGGTGCATCAAGGTATAAGGAGAAAGTTGGAAACGTTATATTCAGAAATTTGCTCTCTACATTTCATAATAAACTCTACCCAGTTAACGCTAAGGCCGAAGACGTTGAAGGGATAAAGGCTTACAAAAGCGTAAAGGAAATCCCAGACGATATTGACCTAGGCATAATTACAGTTCCGAGGGAAGCTGTTCCCCAAGTGATGGAAGAATTAGTAGAAAAAGGAGTAAAAGCTTCTATAATTATAACTGCAGGATTTAGAGAGGTTGGAGAGGAAAGATTAGAAAATGAAGTAATAAACATTGCACGAAAAGGAGGGATTAGGGTTCTAGGACCAAATACATTTGGCATTATAACTCCAGAATTTAACGCAACCTTTACTTACACTGACGTGAAGAGGGGAAACATTGGCTTGGTAGTTCAAAGTGGTGGGTTAGGAGTTTACATGTTGAACTGGGCGCAGAAGTATAGGATAGGGATAAGCTATATGGTGAGTTTAGGTAATCAGGCTGATATAAAGGAGTATGAAGTTATCAACTACTTATCTAGGGATGCTGAGACAAGGGCAATATTTGTGTATTTGGAAGGAGTTTCAGACGGAAATGCTTTTCTTGAGACACTACCAGAGGCAACTAGAAGAAAACCAGTAGTCTTTTTAAAAGGAGGAGTTACCAATAGCGGAGCGTCAGCTGCTAAAACTCATACTGGGAGTTTAGCTGGTTCGTTTGAGGTATTTAAGGCAGCTGTTAAGACAGTTGGAGGGATTTTGGTAGAGAATCTTCACGATATGCTGAACTTAGCTAAGATATTAATGTACTCTGAACCTATAAGTGAAGAGATTCTAGTTATAACTAATTCCGGTGGACATGGCGTACTGGTTTCAGATGAGATAGATAGAAATAGGCTAAGACTCGTAGAAATTCCAGAATGGATGAAGAAAGAGCTAACTAAAATACTCCCACCGACATCACTTCCTAAAAATCCACTGGACCTAACTGGAGATGCCGATAAGGAGAGATATTATAACGCGTTAAAAATAGTTAGTAATTTAGATTGTACTAAATTGATAATAGTACAATCGTTACCCATGGTAAGTTGTAGTGACGTTGCTAGGACTATATCGAATTTTAAAGGAAAAGGAATAATCGGCGTAACCATGGGCTTAGATGAGGATATGGCATTAAAAATATTGGAGACGACTGGGATTCCAGGATATACTTTCCCGGAGGATGCGGTAAAGGCAATTAAATATTACACTTCTAGGCCTACACCCAGAAAGAAGATAAGAACTGTACAACCAATAGAATCAGCTTTAGAATTGGTTAAGGGGAAGAAGACTCTTAAGGATTTCGAAGCTCTGAAACTTATGGAAATTTACGGGATTAGGACACCAAAATGGGGATTAGCTTCCAATGAGAATGAGGCTCAAAACGTTGCAGATAATATAGGTTACCCAGTTGTAATGAAGATATCTCCAGATACACCAGTACACAAAACTGAACTTAAAGGAGTTGTAGTAAACGTTGAGAAAGAAGACGTTAAGAAGGTTTACAGCGAATTATCAAAGATAACTAGTAGAGTACTAATCCAACAGCAGCTAAACGGGCTGGAAGTATTTATAGGAGGTTTAAAGGATCCAGCATTTGGACATGTAGTATTGGTAGGCAGTGGCGGAATCTACGTTGAAGTGCTTAAAAATATAGCCTACGCCCTTTCGCCAGTATATGAGGATGAGGCTCAAGAGTTATTAATTGAGAGTAAGATTCACGACATGTTAAATGCCAGAAAGAGAGGATATGATGAGAGCTCAATAATAAGGACAATTACCAGGGTGTCAAGAATGATAGTTGACTTGAACGTAAAGGAAATGGATATCAATCCTCTGTTCGTTAACGAGAACGGTGCCTTTGCTGTAGATGTGAGGATAGTATTAGACTAA
- a CDS encoding DUF4097 family beta strand repeat-containing protein, whose product MIRKSLQLALIIFILVIGVVAVALFFYPERVESEIASINPDIKGIYVVDIDGNVSITRDNSSTLHITVYARGLLTLLSNIKVSFYTSNDILYVYVRAPINFFQSVNICLELPTNYFKNVTVNVINGEIYLYNISSRLIYLESDNGLIKLSSTNVSEGYIFTSNGVINLENSGANFLNAVVRNGEIILNFTKNYPNSTYLIMVSNGNIKVYTNVPMNIFPTVDNGEIYLNGERVSSIPGSGTNSSKPVIHALVGNGEIQIYYTNS is encoded by the coding sequence ATGATAAGGAAATCTCTTCAACTAGCGCTGATCATCTTTATTCTGGTCATAGGGGTTGTCGCAGTAGCGTTATTCTTCTACCCTGAAAGGGTTGAGAGCGAAATCGCTTCTATAAATCCCGACATAAAGGGTATATATGTTGTTGATATAGATGGTAACGTTAGTATTACAAGAGATAACAGCTCAACTCTTCATATTACCGTTTACGCTAGGGGACTCCTCACTCTATTAAGCAATATAAAGGTCTCATTCTACACATCAAATGATATTCTATACGTTTATGTGAGGGCTCCCATCAACTTCTTTCAATCCGTAAATATTTGCTTGGAGTTACCGACGAATTATTTCAAGAACGTAACAGTTAACGTAATTAATGGGGAGATATATTTGTATAATATCAGTTCAAGGTTAATCTACTTGGAGAGCGACAATGGACTCATAAAACTGAGTTCAACTAACGTCTCCGAAGGTTACATCTTTACCAGTAACGGAGTGATAAATTTGGAAAACAGTGGAGCCAACTTCCTTAACGCTGTGGTGAGAAATGGGGAGATAATCTTGAACTTCACGAAAAATTACCCTAACTCGACGTACTTAATAATGGTGAGTAACGGGAATATAAAGGTATACACCAATGTACCAATGAATATCTTTCCTACCGTAGATAACGGAGAGATCTATCTAAATGGGGAGAGGGTAAGCTCGATCCCCGGTTCGGGAACGAATTCCTCGAAGCCCGTTATCCATGCCCTCGTTGGAAATGGGGAAATACAGATATATTATACCAATTCATAG
- a CDS encoding MFS transporter — protein MNRGLVSGTLAFFSGFAAVALFGTTVLKVGPILKLNLIESSWLVAIPLVTGAFLRIPFSLLVDKLSRWVLAIQLIIGLIGLIGIIYTLEKIYVFPHMLIYELLLIFGAIAGTGISTFSSGITYVSYFYPQSKQGTALGIFAGLGNTAPGIFTVILPFALGTLGLIYSYIAWAIFLTTMIIIYIIISIDPPYIKFIKEGRSKEEAERLTRNLGINIIPTDSLKQSIKTAVSDGKVWLLTFMYFTSFGGFEALTEWLPTYWKGLYHVPPVEAGILTGVVYSLITALIRVFGGYASDKVSGELISLISYITMLGGSLIFMFSYAFTVSILAEVVMAIGMGIANGAVYKLVPKYSPKAVSGASGWVGGIGSAGGLLIPPAMGYIASMTNFSTAFSVFVVISMISAIFSIELLRKYGRKEIY, from the coding sequence GTGAATAGGGGATTGGTCTCTGGTACTTTAGCCTTCTTTTCTGGATTTGCTGCTGTTGCATTGTTTGGTACTACTGTGTTAAAGGTTGGTCCTATTCTAAAACTGAATTTGATTGAGAGTTCTTGGCTGGTTGCTATTCCTCTTGTTACTGGTGCTTTTCTTAGAATTCCATTCTCTCTATTAGTTGATAAACTTAGTAGGTGGGTGTTAGCTATTCAACTAATTATTGGTTTAATTGGACTTATAGGTATAATATACACTCTAGAGAAGATTTATGTGTTCCCTCATATGTTAATATATGAGTTATTGTTGATTTTTGGAGCTATTGCTGGTACTGGTATTTCAACATTTTCTAGTGGTATAACTTACGTCTCATATTTTTATCCACAAAGTAAGCAAGGTACCGCATTAGGAATATTTGCTGGTTTAGGAAATACCGCACCAGGAATATTCACAGTAATCCTACCTTTCGCATTAGGAACGCTAGGCTTAATATACTCTTACATAGCATGGGCAATATTTTTGACAACAATGATAATAATTTACATAATAATCTCAATCGATCCACCCTATATTAAATTTATTAAGGAAGGGAGGTCCAAGGAAGAGGCAGAAAGGCTAACTCGCAATTTAGGTATAAATATAATTCCAACCGATTCTCTTAAACAATCCATAAAGACTGCGGTGAGTGATGGAAAAGTTTGGCTATTAACGTTTATGTACTTTACGTCATTTGGTGGTTTTGAGGCTTTAACTGAATGGTTACCTACTTATTGGAAAGGACTTTATCACGTTCCCCCAGTTGAAGCGGGAATATTAACTGGTGTAGTGTATTCTTTAATAACTGCGCTGATAAGAGTTTTTGGTGGTTATGCATCTGATAAAGTTAGTGGGGAGCTCATATCGCTTATATCATATATTACGATGTTAGGAGGTAGTTTAATATTCATGTTCTCATACGCTTTTACAGTCTCTATACTTGCTGAAGTTGTGATGGCTATTGGTATGGGTATCGCCAACGGCGCAGTTTACAAGCTAGTTCCAAAGTACTCTCCTAAAGCCGTTAGTGGTGCCTCGGGATGGGTTGGTGGAATAGGATCTGCAGGAGGACTATTAATCCCTCCAGCAATGGGTTATATTGCATCGATGACAAATTTCTCAACAGCATTTTCGGTATTTGTCGTTATTAGTATGATCTCAGCTATCTTTTCCATAGAATTACTAAGAAAATATGGAAGAAAGGAAATATATTGA
- a CDS encoding nitrate reductase subunit alpha, whose translation MTWQKFEKGNREWESFYRNRWQYDKVVRSTHGVNCTGSCSWMIYVKDGIIVTEMQALDYPIINLEIPPYEPRGCPRGASFSWYEYSPHRIKYPYIRRVLLELWREELQKTKDPVKAWENIVEDQEKAKKYKSARGKGGFVRISWDEVYELISAALIYTIRKYGPDRIFGFTPIPAMSMVSYAAGTRFLSLIGGVAMSFYDWYADLPIASPQVWGEQTDVPESADWFNSTYIIDWGTNIPQTRTPDAHFYSEVRYRGTKIVAIAPDYAEYVKFADLWIHPKPGTDGALALAMAHVIAKEFHVDNKVDYFENYIKKYTDAPFLVILEEEDNRLVPGRYLRASDITTVDNGEWKLVVFDLNSDTLSIPNGSIGFRWSNDKKWNLELKDSISGKNINPALSLLGIHDQIVNVSFPRFDEKGYIEREVPVKVIRTTKGKNVYVATVFDLLLANLGVGREGLKGYPNSYYDDVPYTPAWQEKITGVPADLAIQVAREFAQNSAETKGKSLVLVGAGTNHWFHSDLIYRAIITILMLIGAIGVNGGGWAHYVGQEKVRPFEGWNTIAFARDWIPAPRWQSTGLWVYMHTDQWRYEEVLMDTLAVGKTTYKHPADYVVLSAKKGWQPFYPQFNANPLHVGKSIEEVLAKLENNTISFAISDVDNPVNFPRILFVWRANLLFSSGKGSEYFLKHLLGTENSVENKNEVAKNYVKEIKWRDPAPEGKLDLLIDVNFRMDSTALYSDIVLPAATWYEKYDLSSTDMHTFVHPFTPAINPPWEAKSDWKTFVGLAKKFSEMASRYFTDKTTDVVYLPLLHDTPDEIAYPLLTDPDAQILMKEKMIPGKTMGKVLLVERDYSKVYEMMITLGPLVKDKKLNYFGIEVNYSKEYEELKESLGDFNGKPLINEDKKVTEAILRLSGSTNGEVSVREYKYLEEKTGLNFENLREGIEEIRIQFDDIVTQPRRVIDSPIESGIVKGGRTYSAFTFNIEYNVPWRTLSGRQHFYLDHMLIREVGEQLPVYKPPLEIIKINKSDLNGMLIARYLTPHGKWQIHSTFMDNLRMLTLFRGGPVIWISEEDAKSIGVKDNDWVEVFNENGVIVCRAVVTNRIPRGTVIMYHAQERTIYVKQAKNGKMGGSHNAVTRVHIKPTWLIGGYAQFSFSLNYYGPVGTQRDTIVAIRRLE comes from the coding sequence ATGACGTGGCAGAAATTTGAAAAGGGCAATAGAGAGTGGGAATCCTTTTACAGAAATAGATGGCAATATGATAAAGTTGTTAGAAGTACGCATGGCGTTAATTGTACTGGCTCTTGCAGTTGGATGATTTATGTAAAAGATGGTATTATAGTTACAGAGATGCAGGCACTGGATTATCCTATTATTAACCTTGAAATACCACCCTATGAACCTAGGGGCTGCCCTAGGGGAGCCAGCTTTTCGTGGTATGAGTACTCACCACATAGAATTAAGTATCCATATATCAGAAGGGTATTACTTGAATTATGGAGAGAAGAATTACAAAAAACCAAAGATCCAGTTAAGGCATGGGAAAATATAGTAGAAGACCAAGAAAAAGCTAAGAAGTATAAATCCGCAAGGGGCAAAGGTGGATTTGTTAGGATTTCGTGGGATGAGGTGTATGAGTTAATTTCTGCTGCCTTAATATACACTATAAGGAAATATGGTCCGGATAGAATATTTGGATTCACTCCAATTCCAGCTATGTCGATGGTAAGTTATGCCGCTGGCACTAGGTTTCTCTCGTTGATTGGAGGAGTTGCAATGAGTTTCTATGATTGGTATGCGGACTTACCTATTGCATCCCCTCAAGTATGGGGAGAACAGACAGATGTTCCTGAGAGCGCCGATTGGTTCAATTCCACTTATATTATCGATTGGGGGACGAACATTCCACAAACTAGAACCCCAGATGCTCATTTTTACTCTGAAGTAAGGTACAGGGGGACAAAAATAGTTGCTATCGCCCCAGATTACGCAGAATATGTAAAATTCGCTGATTTATGGATTCATCCTAAACCTGGCACTGATGGTGCTTTAGCATTAGCTATGGCTCACGTTATAGCTAAGGAATTCCATGTAGATAATAAGGTGGACTATTTTGAGAATTATATTAAAAAATACACTGATGCACCTTTCTTGGTAATTTTGGAAGAAGAGGATAATAGGCTGGTACCGGGAAGATATTTAAGAGCCTCTGATATAACTACAGTTGATAATGGTGAATGGAAATTAGTAGTATTTGATTTAAATAGTGATACCCTTTCAATCCCGAATGGGAGTATAGGTTTCAGATGGAGTAATGATAAAAAATGGAATTTGGAGCTTAAAGATAGTATATCGGGAAAAAATATTAACCCAGCGCTATCGTTATTAGGCATTCACGATCAGATAGTAAATGTAAGTTTTCCTAGGTTTGATGAAAAAGGATACATAGAAAGAGAAGTTCCAGTAAAGGTAATCAGAACCACCAAAGGGAAAAACGTTTACGTAGCTACTGTTTTTGATCTATTGTTAGCGAATTTAGGTGTAGGGCGGGAAGGTTTGAAAGGATATCCGAACAGTTATTATGATGATGTACCATATACTCCAGCATGGCAAGAGAAGATTACTGGCGTTCCGGCAGATTTAGCTATTCAAGTGGCTAGAGAATTTGCTCAGAATTCTGCTGAAACAAAGGGTAAATCTTTGGTTTTAGTAGGTGCAGGGACGAATCATTGGTTCCATAGTGATCTAATTTATCGTGCCATAATAACAATACTAATGTTAATAGGTGCAATTGGCGTTAATGGAGGAGGATGGGCGCACTATGTAGGACAAGAAAAAGTTAGACCTTTTGAAGGTTGGAACACTATTGCATTTGCTAGAGATTGGATTCCAGCACCTAGGTGGCAAAGTACTGGATTATGGGTATATATGCATACTGATCAATGGAGATACGAAGAAGTTCTAATGGACACATTGGCAGTTGGAAAAACAACATATAAACATCCTGCTGATTATGTAGTATTATCGGCAAAAAAAGGTTGGCAACCATTTTATCCTCAGTTTAATGCTAACCCATTACATGTTGGTAAAAGCATAGAGGAGGTTTTAGCTAAATTAGAGAACAATACCATTTCATTTGCGATTTCGGATGTCGATAATCCCGTTAACTTTCCTAGAATATTATTTGTATGGAGAGCTAATCTTTTATTCTCTAGCGGTAAAGGAAGCGAGTACTTTTTAAAGCATCTCTTAGGCACTGAGAATTCAGTTGAGAATAAAAACGAAGTAGCTAAAAATTATGTAAAGGAAATAAAATGGCGAGATCCTGCACCAGAAGGCAAACTAGACTTGTTAATTGATGTAAACTTCAGAATGGATAGTACGGCACTATATTCAGACATTGTTTTGCCTGCAGCAACTTGGTATGAAAAATACGATCTTAGTTCAACTGATATGCATACATTTGTTCATCCTTTTACTCCAGCGATAAATCCACCATGGGAAGCTAAAAGTGATTGGAAAACCTTTGTGGGATTAGCAAAGAAATTTTCAGAGATGGCATCTAGGTATTTTACTGATAAAACAACAGATGTAGTTTACCTTCCACTCCTACACGATACGCCAGATGAGATCGCTTATCCCCTATTAACTGATCCAGATGCGCAAATTTTAATGAAGGAAAAAATGATACCAGGCAAAACTATGGGAAAGGTACTCTTAGTAGAGAGAGACTATTCAAAAGTTTATGAAATGATGATAACCCTAGGACCCCTAGTAAAAGATAAGAAGCTAAATTACTTTGGCATAGAAGTTAATTACTCCAAGGAATACGAAGAGTTGAAAGAGTCTCTTGGTGATTTTAACGGAAAACCCTTAATTAATGAAGATAAAAAGGTGACTGAAGCTATTTTAAGATTAAGTGGTTCTACTAACGGTGAGGTCTCTGTAAGAGAGTATAAATATTTAGAGGAGAAGACTGGGCTTAACTTTGAAAATTTAAGAGAAGGTATCGAAGAAATAAGGATTCAATTTGACGATATAGTTACCCAACCACGTAGAGTTATTGATAGTCCTATAGAGTCTGGAATAGTTAAAGGAGGTAGAACGTACTCCGCGTTTACATTTAATATCGAATATAACGTGCCATGGAGAACTTTATCTGGTAGACAGCACTTCTATCTTGATCATATGTTAATTAGAGAAGTGGGCGAGCAGTTACCAGTATATAAACCTCCATTAGAAATTATAAAAATAAATAAATCTGATCTAAATGGAATGTTAATAGCTAGATATTTGACCCCTCATGGAAAATGGCAGATACATTCAACATTCATGGACAATCTTAGAATGCTAACTCTATTTAGAGGAGGTCCAGTAATTTGGATAAGTGAGGAAGATGCTAAAAGTATTGGAGTTAAGGATAACGACTGGGTAGAGGTTTTTAATGAGAACGGGGTTATAGTTTGCCGTGCTGTAGTTACCAATAGAATTCCAAGAGGCACAGTAATTATGTATCATGCGCAAGAAAGGACAATTTACGTTAAGCAAGCTAAAAATGGAAAAATGGGAGGATCACATAATGCAGTAACACGAGTTCATATTAAACCAACATGGCTCATTGGAGGTTACGCACAGTTCTCCTTTAGTTTGAATTATTATGGCCCAGTAGGTACTCAAAGAGATACAATAGTTGCAATTAGGAGGTTGGAATGA
- the narH gene encoding nitrate reductase subunit beta: protein MKVLAQFMGVFNLDKCIGCNACTVACKNLWTNRPGTEYMYWNNVETRPGPGYPLEWEDQEKYKGGWILTKDGKLKLAIGGRIARLLELFHNPYLPTIDDYFEPFTYTYDNLVNAKESDKQPVAEPVSLITSKKIELRLGPNWNDDLAGGSESILQDPNIKKLENKIKTDFENVFMMYLPRICNHCLNPACVAACPAGAMYKREEDGIVLNDQNKCRGWRFCIAACPYKKVYYNWVTGKAEKCILCYPRLETGQIPACFHECVGRIRYLGVMLYDVDRIEWAASAKDPKEIMDRMLEIILDPFDDEVIKSAKSNGVTDDFIEAAQRTPVYKMVKVWKIALPLHPEFRTLPMIWYIPPLSPIVENIKVKSDEEFFPIVEHMRIPIEYLANMFTAGDTERIKSVLKKLIGLRIYMRQRRLNRNVDEKLLKEISLGEKDLEEMYRVLAIARLEDRFVIPTAHKEKALGFFEETIAPEYIQGSRGLQQTVRRDLRLKKK, encoded by the coding sequence ATGAAAGTATTAGCTCAATTTATGGGTGTGTTTAATTTAGATAAATGCATAGGATGCAACGCATGCACTGTGGCATGTAAGAACTTATGGACTAACCGACCCGGTACAGAATATATGTATTGGAATAACGTGGAAACTAGGCCCGGTCCAGGGTATCCGTTAGAATGGGAAGATCAAGAAAAGTATAAGGGTGGATGGATTCTAACCAAGGATGGGAAGTTGAAATTAGCTATAGGCGGAAGAATAGCGAGATTACTGGAGTTATTCCATAATCCCTATTTGCCTACGATTGACGATTACTTTGAGCCATTTACTTATACATATGATAATCTAGTTAATGCTAAAGAATCAGATAAGCAACCAGTGGCAGAACCAGTCTCACTAATTACTAGCAAGAAGATAGAATTAAGATTAGGACCTAACTGGAACGATGATCTAGCAGGAGGTTCAGAGAGTATACTACAAGATCCAAATATTAAAAAATTAGAGAATAAAATAAAGACCGATTTCGAAAACGTCTTCATGATGTACCTCCCAAGAATATGTAACCATTGTTTGAATCCAGCTTGTGTTGCTGCATGCCCTGCTGGGGCTATGTATAAGAGAGAAGAAGACGGAATAGTTTTAAATGATCAAAACAAGTGCCGTGGATGGAGATTTTGTATAGCCGCATGTCCATATAAGAAAGTATATTATAATTGGGTGACAGGTAAAGCAGAAAAGTGCATATTATGCTATCCTAGGTTGGAAACGGGTCAGATTCCCGCTTGTTTCCATGAATGTGTTGGAAGAATAAGATATCTGGGTGTTATGCTTTATGACGTTGATAGGATTGAATGGGCGGCATCTGCTAAAGATCCCAAAGAAATAATGGATAGAATGCTCGAGATAATCTTAGATCCTTTCGATGATGAAGTGATAAAAAGTGCAAAAAGCAATGGAGTGACTGATGATTTTATAGAAGCCGCTCAAAGGACTCCAGTCTATAAAATGGTTAAAGTTTGGAAAATAGCCCTACCTTTACATCCGGAATTTAGAACATTGCCAATGATATGGTATATTCCGCCTTTAAGCCCAATTGTAGAGAACATCAAGGTGAAAAGTGATGAAGAATTCTTCCCTATTGTTGAGCACATGCGAATACCAATAGAATATCTAGCAAACATGTTTACTGCCGGTGATACAGAGAGAATTAAATCTGTCTTGAAAAAATTAATAGGCTTAAGAATTTACATGAGACAAAGAAGATTAAATAGGAATGTAGATGAAAAACTTTTGAAAGAAATTTCATTGGGAGAGAAAGATCTTGAAGAGATGTATAGAGTACTAGCTATAGCGAGATTAGAGGATAGATTTGTAATCCCCACTGCCCATAAGGAGAAGGCCTTAGGGTTTTTCGAAGAGACAATAGCCCCAGAGTATATTCAAGGTAGTAGAGGATTGCAACAAACTGTTAGAAGAGATTTGAGGTTGAAGAAAAAATGA